The following proteins are encoded in a genomic region of Aquella oligotrophica:
- a CDS encoding polyprenyl synthetase family protein produces the protein MDNQDFINNNHIKLIEQKLHHILAQPAKCGTLLSAMQYSTLDGGKRIRPRFTIAAGILSDANLDATITIGCAIELIHCFSLIHDDLPIMDNDDLRRGRPTNHKVFGDAVALLSGDALHALCFEVLSSSELHVEAKSRLNIINLIAHAIGSQGMVGGQTIDWLSTGKRLTLEQLQEMHLLKTGALLRAAILAGFLAGQNTSELQLKELDIIAKKIGLLFQIVDDIIDTTEDTETLGKTANKDQVNNKATYVNILGLTQTQHIAKQLHSEIKGLIKAHKHSEQLQYLADCVYYRNS, from the coding sequence ATGGATAATCAGGATTTTATAAATAATAATCATATTAAATTAATTGAACAAAAATTACATCATATTCTGGCTCAGCCAGCAAAATGTGGTACTTTGTTGTCAGCTATGCAATACTCAACTTTGGATGGTGGTAAGCGAATTCGCCCTAGATTTACAATAGCCGCTGGGATCCTCAGTGATGCAAATCTTGATGCAACAATTACAATTGGCTGTGCAATAGAGTTAATACACTGTTTTTCACTGATTCATGATGATTTACCTATTATGGACAATGATGATTTGCGTAGAGGAAGACCAACTAATCATAAAGTATTTGGTGATGCAGTTGCACTTTTGTCTGGTGATGCTCTGCATGCCTTATGTTTTGAAGTTTTAAGTTCTTCCGAGCTGCATGTAGAAGCAAAGTCGCGGCTTAATATTATTAATCTTATTGCGCATGCAATTGGTTCGCAGGGGATGGTCGGTGGTCAAACAATTGATTGGTTAAGTACGGGCAAAAGGCTAACTCTTGAGCAGTTACAGGAAATGCATCTGTTAAAAACAGGGGCGCTTTTAAGAGCTGCGATTCTTGCAGGTTTCTTGGCGGGACAAAATACAAGTGAGCTACAGTTAAAAGAGCTTGATATAATTGCAAAAAAAATAGGACTCTTGTTTCAGATAGTTGATGATATTATTGATACTACTGAAGATACTGAAACTTTAGGAAAAACGGCAAATAAAGACCAGGTAAATAACAAGGCTACATATGTTAATATTCTAGGCTTGACGCAAACACAACATATTGCTAAACAGTTGCATAGTGAAATTAAAGGTTTGATTAAAGCTCATAAACACAGCGAGCAATTGCAATACCTAGCGGATTGTGTTTATTATCGCAATTCATAA
- a CDS encoding ArnT family glycosyltransferase: MQQASNYQESLLKLIVVCLLISGCGLFSPVLNSNDAYFYAVISKTIANSNNWIDLYSGGQDWLDKPHFPFWMAALSFKMFGINSFAYVLPGYLFHILGAYYTYRLAKHLYNHEVGLLATLIYVTSLHLMLSAMDVRAEAYLLGEIMPACYYWLIYDKESSLKSLLLASFFTALALMTKGIFVVITIFSGLVAAWIYSGQFKKIIAPKWLLGYGLSLVFILPELICLYLQFDAHPEKVIFGQTHVSGILWYFWGSQFGRFFNSGPIVNKHGDIFFFVHTYLWAFLPWSMVFIIATYQLIKNFKKETNKILKAKQVYLLAAFWLTFIMFSATKFQLDHYTNIIMPFAAILCADYLYRQSGKKLAQFQLVISILLIILTIGLTLYLFKLDIASISIILPLGLLIYIIQTKNKISYLSQITIYPALAISFAFVFIMLVNGRIYQKYDIGYNVAHFTRNHSLAPITIVGVSGIINNLQFHANSNVLYTESVPDLEKFDREFIIIKKDSDITLPYNSQVIGEYDGLPMEKFIPSLFNPKAYSRNLQQVKLVFIP; encoded by the coding sequence ATGCAGCAAGCTAGCAATTATCAGGAGTCTTTGTTAAAACTGATTGTTGTTTGCCTGTTAATCAGTGGTTGTGGTTTATTTTCTCCTGTCTTAAACAGTAATGATGCTTATTTTTATGCGGTAATCAGTAAAACTATTGCGAATAGTAATAACTGGATCGATTTATACTCCGGTGGACAGGATTGGCTCGATAAGCCTCACTTCCCATTCTGGATGGCAGCATTATCGTTTAAGATGTTTGGGATTAATTCATTTGCCTATGTATTACCGGGATATTTATTTCATATTCTTGGTGCTTATTATACTTATCGGCTAGCAAAACATCTTTATAATCACGAAGTTGGCTTATTGGCTACATTGATTTATGTAACTAGTTTGCATCTTATGCTATCGGCAATGGATGTAAGAGCAGAAGCCTATCTTCTTGGTGAAATAATGCCAGCTTGTTACTATTGGCTCATTTATGATAAAGAATCTTCTCTTAAATCATTATTACTGGCAAGTTTCTTCACCGCACTAGCTTTGATGACTAAAGGTATCTTTGTTGTAATTACTATCTTTAGTGGTTTAGTTGCAGCATGGATCTATAGCGGTCAGTTTAAAAAGATAATAGCTCCTAAGTGGTTACTTGGCTATGGGCTAAGTCTGGTATTTATCTTACCTGAATTAATCTGTCTTTATCTCCAGTTTGATGCTCATCCAGAAAAAGTGATCTTTGGACAAACCCATGTTTCCGGGATATTATGGTATTTCTGGGGTAGTCAGTTTGGTAGATTCTTTAATAGTGGACCAATAGTTAATAAACATGGTGATATATTCTTCTTTGTTCATACTTATTTATGGGCATTTTTACCGTGGAGCATGGTATTTATCATCGCTACTTATCAGTTAATAAAGAACTTTAAAAAAGAAACTAATAAAATACTTAAAGCTAAGCAAGTTTATCTATTAGCCGCATTCTGGCTCACATTCATCATGTTTAGTGCTACCAAATTCCAGCTTGATCACTATACCAATATCATCATGCCATTTGCCGCGATACTTTGTGCTGATTATTTATATCGCCAAAGTGGTAAAAAGCTTGCACAATTCCAACTAGTAATTAGTATTTTATTGATAATCCTTACGATTGGTCTGACGCTATACTTATTCAAACTAGACATAGCGAGTATTAGTATCATTCTACCATTAGGGTTACTAATCTACATCATCCAAACCAAGAATAAGATCAGCTATCTATCTCAGATAACTATTTATCCGGCATTAGCGATCTCATTTGCTTTTGTGTTTATCATGCTTGTGAATGGACGAATTTATCAGAAGTATGATATTGGCTACAACGTCGCTCATTTTACGCGTAATCATTCTCTAGCACCAATAACTATAGTCGGGGTAAGTGGAATAATCAATAATCTGCAATTTCATGCTAACTCGAATGTCCTTTACACCGAGAGTGTTCCTGATTTGGAAAAATTCGATCGCGAGTTTATAATTATCAAAAAAGATAGTGATATTACACTTCCGTATAATTCTCAGGTCATTGGTGAATATGATGGATTACCGATGGAGAAATTTATTCCATCATTATTTAATCCAAAAGCGTACAGCCGTAATTTGCAGCAGGTTAAACTAGTGTTTATCCCTTGA
- the dxs gene encoding 1-deoxy-D-xylulose-5-phosphate synthase: protein MTYTNILENINYPHDLKNLNRTELKQLADELREYILHNVSKTGGHLASNLGSVELTVALHYVYDTPNDKLVWDVGHQSYPHKILTGRRNKMDTLRQTNGLAGFPKRDESEYDTFGVGHSSTSISAALGMVVGNRQRGKQDKVVAIIGDGSMTAGLAFEGLNNAGWLNTDMLVILNDNEMSISENVGAVSTYLSKILAGRFYNKVKDTANKALSVVPSMQKLAHKVEEHMKGMIMPSTMFEELGFNYIGPIDGHDLDQLIDTLNELKNLTGPQFLHIVTKKGQGYKLAENDPIGYHGVSTFNPNEGMQAKASAMTYTQVFGKFLCDIAKMDNEFLAITPAMREGSGMVEFAKEYPEKFFDVGIAEQHAITFAAGVATQGIKPIVAIYSTFLQRGYDQLIHDVALQNLSVLFAIDRAGIVGADGPTHNGAFDISFLRCIPNMIIMTPSDENECYQMLYTGFRLNAPVAVRYPRGSGIGKELETFNSQLMDVGKGRVLRSGKKIAFLAFGSMVYPALEAANEIDATVCDMRFVKPLDRNLISEMVAGHDYIVTVEENAIMAGAGSACVEAMLEMGIYKKQVITIGIPDQFIEHGDPKAMLGSIGLNKNGILDRLKQLQIL, encoded by the coding sequence ATGACCTACACAAATATACTAGAAAATATCAATTATCCTCACGATTTAAAAAATCTTAATCGTACCGAATTAAAACAATTGGCAGATGAGTTACGCGAATATATCTTGCATAATGTGAGTAAAACTGGGGGACACCTTGCTTCCAATCTTGGGAGTGTTGAATTAACGGTTGCGCTTCATTACGTATATGATACGCCAAATGACAAGCTTGTTTGGGATGTTGGGCATCAATCCTATCCCCATAAAATTTTGACTGGTAGGCGTAATAAAATGGATACCTTGCGTCAGACTAATGGTTTGGCAGGATTTCCCAAGCGTGATGAAAGTGAGTATGATACTTTTGGTGTTGGACACTCATCAACTTCAATATCCGCCGCTTTAGGCATGGTAGTAGGTAATCGTCAGCGTGGTAAGCAGGATAAAGTGGTTGCCATAATTGGTGATGGTTCAATGACTGCTGGTTTGGCGTTTGAAGGCTTAAATAATGCAGGTTGGTTAAATACCGATATGCTGGTAATCTTAAACGATAATGAAATGTCCATCTCTGAAAATGTTGGAGCGGTGAGCACATACTTATCAAAGATTCTTGCCGGGCGTTTCTATAACAAAGTTAAAGATACCGCTAATAAAGCATTAAGTGTAGTGCCAAGTATGCAGAAACTGGCACATAAGGTTGAAGAACATATGAAAGGCATGATAATGCCAAGTACCATGTTTGAGGAATTGGGCTTTAATTATATTGGTCCTATTGACGGTCATGATCTGGATCAACTTATTGATACATTGAATGAATTAAAAAATCTCACTGGTCCTCAGTTCTTACATATTGTGACAAAAAAAGGGCAGGGATATAAACTAGCCGAGAATGATCCCATAGGTTATCATGGAGTAAGTACTTTCAATCCTAATGAAGGAATGCAGGCAAAAGCGAGTGCCATGACCTATACGCAAGTTTTTGGTAAGTTTTTATGTGATATTGCCAAAATGGATAATGAATTTCTAGCAATCACTCCGGCAATGCGCGAAGGTTCTGGTATGGTTGAATTTGCCAAAGAGTATCCAGAGAAATTCTTTGATGTTGGTATAGCAGAACAGCATGCTATTACTTTCGCTGCTGGGGTTGCTACCCAGGGTATAAAACCAATTGTAGCAATATATTCAACTTTCTTGCAGCGTGGATATGATCAGCTAATTCATGATGTTGCACTTCAAAACTTATCGGTGTTATTTGCTATTGACCGTGCGGGGATTGTTGGTGCTGATGGTCCAACTCATAATGGTGCTTTTGATATTAGCTTTTTGCGTTGTATTCCTAATATGATAATTATGACACCAAGTGATGAAAATGAATGTTATCAAATGCTTTACACTGGATTTAGATTAAATGCTCCTGTTGCAGTTCGCTATCCACGAGGGTCGGGTATAGGTAAAGAACTTGAGACATTTAATAGCCAATTGATGGATGTTGGTAAAGGTCGGGTATTACGTAGCGGTAAAAAAATTGCTTTTCTTGCTTTTGGTTCAATGGTCTATCCTGCTCTTGAAGCTGCAAATGAGATTGATGCAACAGTATGTGATATGCGTTTTGTCAAACCATTGGATCGGAACTTAATTAGTGAAATGGTTGCTGGGCACGACTATATCGTAACTGTAGAAGAAAATGCAATTATGGCGGGTGCTGGTAGTGCTTGTGTTGAGGCAATGTTAGAAATGGGAATATATAAAAAGCAGGTGATTACAATTGGCATACCAGATCAATTTATTGAGCATGGTGATCCTAAAGCAATGCTGGGAAGTATTGGCTTGAATAAAAATGGCATTTTGGACAGATTAAAGCAATTGCAAATTCTGTGA
- a CDS encoding glycoside-pentoside-hexuronide (GPH):cation symporter — protein sequence MNKPKGFGKTLFSYACGAFGHDVFYAALSSYLIMFITSQLFNPGHTGISEATSERMIAIVTTMLFVLRFVELIIDPMIGGVVDNTRTKLGKFKPWILFGGTIGSVCIVLLFTDLGGLSTSNPTFYIIMFIVIFAVLDIVYSFKDIAFWGMIPALATDSKERESVGVFARIASTLGQSIVTFSIVPIVLFFSKNHSQSGNVIGDKQGWLVFAILVAVVSLVGGIITVIGAKEQESALRQSTEKTNIMTVFKAIGHNDQLLWVAVSYGLFALGYVICSSFLLYYFTYIFGDASSFAIIGTLNLAIGFIAVALFPVLSRVFKGRKNLFCVGVITMIIGLIIFALAGKQLSIILTGYVLFFFPYPILFVCILLMLTDSVEYGQLKTGTRSEGVTLCVRPLLDKLAGAISNGVVGFTAIWVAMTNNATAESVAAMPGSILKFKIVMFGIPIILFVLSIIVFIKKVQLTEAFHDKVLGELCTKLGVSKEELS from the coding sequence ATGAATAAGCCAAAGGGGTTTGGTAAAACATTATTTTCTTATGCGTGTGGTGCATTTGGACATGATGTGTTTTATGCTGCTTTATCTTCGTATCTGATTATGTTTATTACTTCACAGTTATTTAATCCGGGACACACCGGAATAAGTGAAGCGACTAGTGAACGCATGATTGCGATAGTTACTACCATGCTATTTGTACTACGCTTTGTCGAACTTATCATTGATCCGATGATCGGTGGTGTAGTTGATAATACCAGAACTAAACTCGGTAAATTTAAACCATGGATATTATTTGGTGGGACTATCGGTTCAGTTTGTATTGTTTTACTTTTTACTGATCTTGGCGGGCTTTCAACTTCCAATCCAACTTTTTATATAATTATGTTTATTGTGATTTTTGCTGTCTTGGATATCGTTTATTCATTTAAAGATATTGCCTTTTGGGGGATGATCCCGGCATTAGCAACTGACAGTAAAGAACGTGAATCAGTTGGCGTATTTGCGCGGATTGCCTCTACTCTTGGGCAGTCGATTGTTACTTTTTCGATTGTCCCAATTGTACTATTCTTCTCTAAAAACCACTCGCAATCAGGTAATGTGATTGGCGATAAACAGGGTTGGCTAGTCTTTGCGATTTTGGTGGCGGTTGTTTCGCTAGTTGGTGGGATTATCACCGTGATCGGGGCTAAAGAGCAGGAATCCGCTCTTCGTCAATCAACCGAAAAAACTAATATCATGACGGTATTTAAGGCAATCGGACATAACGATCAGTTACTCTGGGTTGCGGTATCCTATGGCTTATTTGCTCTTGGTTATGTGATCTGCTCTTCATTTTTACTTTACTATTTCACTTATATTTTTGGCGATGCTTCAAGTTTTGCGATAATTGGTACGCTTAATCTGGCAATTGGTTTTATTGCAGTTGCATTATTCCCAGTTCTTAGTCGCGTATTTAAAGGGCGCAAAAATCTTTTTTGCGTTGGCGTGATTACCATGATAATTGGGCTGATTATTTTTGCTTTAGCAGGTAAACAGCTTTCTATAATCTTAACTGGCTATGTGTTATTTTTCTTTCCTTATCCGATATTATTTGTGTGTATCCTTCTGATGTTAACTGATAGCGTGGAATATGGGCAGCTAAAAACTGGTACTCGCTCTGAAGGCGTTACCTTATGTGTTAGACCATTACTCGATAAACTAGCAGGAGCAATTTCCAATGGTGTGGTTGGCTTTACCGCAATCTGGGTGGCAATGACCAATAATGCGACCGCTGAAAGTGTCGCAGCTATGCCGGGGAGTATTCTTAAATTTAAGATAGTCATGTTTGGTATCCCAATAATTCTATTTGTACTTTCAATTATAGTCTTTATCAAAAAAGTGCAACTAACTGAAGCATTCCATGACAAGGTTCTTGGCGAATTATGTACTAAGCTTGGTGTCAGCAAAGAAGAACTATCTTAA
- the xseB gene encoding exodeoxyribonuclease VII small subunit translates to MTKKQDLNFEMAIKQLEQTIDDIEAGNIDLEQALNKYKEGVNLVKFCQEKLQDIEQKIKILDQDSNQLKDFATQ, encoded by the coding sequence GTGACTAAAAAGCAGGATTTAAATTTTGAAATGGCAATAAAACAGCTAGAGCAAACCATCGATGATATTGAAGCTGGTAATATCGATTTGGAGCAGGCATTAAATAAATATAAAGAGGGCGTTAATCTAGTTAAATTTTGTCAAGAAAAACTACAGGATATTGAGCAGAAAATAAAGATACTTGATCAGGACTCAAACCAATTAAAAGATTTTGCTACTCAGTAA
- a CDS encoding HAD family hydrolase has protein sequence MKLVLFDMDHTLVPCDTGTVWNGFLARRGLITEAQHEQRQKFLFDYQAGILDMEASYRYELGILQLFPKEEREELLQEFFDLVIKPAISPKAIAQYEKHRKAGDFIILITATVEDIAKPVAEFFGVDYLIATRGKINEAGEYTGEVEIEPCMGRGKLVHLEDWLQKTGNNPEHYTFYSDSHNDMPLLEQVDVPIAVDPDDILREIALANDWQIMSFVN, from the coding sequence ATGAAATTAGTTTTATTTGATATGGATCATACCTTGGTTCCTTGCGATACGGGCACGGTCTGGAATGGCTTTCTGGCTAGACGTGGTTTAATAACTGAAGCCCAACACGAACAACGCCAAAAATTTCTTTTTGATTATCAGGCAGGGATTCTTGATATGGAGGCCTCCTACCGCTATGAGCTGGGTATTTTGCAGCTTTTCCCAAAAGAAGAACGTGAAGAATTACTACAGGAGTTTTTCGATCTGGTAATAAAACCAGCAATTAGCCCAAAAGCAATAGCTCAATATGAAAAACATCGTAAAGCCGGGGATTTTATTATCTTGATTACTGCCACGGTCGAAGATATTGCAAAGCCTGTAGCAGAATTTTTCGGGGTAGATTATTTAATTGCTACTAGAGGAAAGATAAATGAGGCTGGTGAATATACTGGCGAAGTAGAAATCGAGCCGTGTATGGGGCGGGGTAAGCTAGTTCATCTAGAAGACTGGCTCCAAAAGACTGGTAATAATCCGGAGCACTATACATTTTATTCAGATTCACATAATGATATGCCGTTACTTGAACAGGTTGATGTGCCAATTGCTGTTGATCCTGATGATATTCTGCGTGAAATCGCTCTTGCCAATGACTGGCAAATTATGTCTTTTGTAAATTGA
- a CDS encoding RelA/SpoT family protein: MVTVKNSFKDVQSWLELQHTRFKADEVSEFEKAIELAEEYYQGQVFYPTTADMLIHALKCANTVAELHLYSDAVTATILYALPKFCESWRNKLTNFSPVVVSLVGEIDRVTQIRKSGDLELAIDEHEKKEQIEVIRKMLLAMATDIRVILIMLVGRGELMLNLKTCKDPQLQQKIALETMEIFAPLANRLGVWQIKWQLEDLSFRYIHPEQYKKISQLLDESREARLQYIEDIKDYLTQQMIESGIHDFQVSGRAKHIYSIWKKMHKKDYGFEKLYDLRALRVIVPEIKDCYTVLGIVHTKYSPVAGEFDDYISNPKPNNYQSLHTCVVGPEDRVIEIQIRTYAMHDHAEYGVAAHWRYKEGGENNPKFEEKIAWIRQLLDWRDESAIQKDITEVFKNEIFSDSIYAMTPNGRVITLPAGSTPIDFAYAVHSSIGHRCRGAKIDGHIVTLATPLSNGQRVEIMTVKAGGPSINWLHEGWVKSSKAISHIRRYIRNQNNEDFFEAGKEIFERELGKFPSASRPKTEEIVSKLNHTNEKDLQVALGKGDILPQTLHDVIEKLIEPIKAERVELTYSDLEKQLEERKEKLPRAINKSSGGILVEGVSGIVSSFAKCCKPIPGDEIIGFISKGNGVAVHRSNCAEIRRQSKVTPHKIIHVEWADSAKDSSYNTDVEIVANDRHGLLRDLTDVFAIEKINIIGLRTVTRNNKAIATFTIQVPGKEFNFTWFMSKLFNVNGVLEVVRR, translated from the coding sequence ATGGTTACCGTAAAAAATAGTTTTAAAGATGTACAAAGTTGGCTCGAGTTACAACATACCCGCTTTAAGGCTGATGAAGTTAGTGAATTTGAAAAAGCAATAGAATTAGCCGAAGAGTATTATCAAGGGCAGGTTTTTTACCCTACTACTGCGGATATGCTTATTCATGCACTAAAATGTGCAAATACGGTTGCTGAGTTACATCTATATTCAGATGCTGTAACCGCAACGATTCTTTATGCATTACCAAAATTTTGTGAAAGTTGGAGAAATAAACTTACGAATTTTTCACCCGTCGTAGTTAGTCTGGTTGGTGAGATAGATAGAGTAACTCAGATTCGTAAATCTGGTGATCTTGAATTAGCTATTGATGAGCATGAAAAGAAAGAACAGATTGAAGTTATTCGTAAAATGCTACTTGCGATGGCGACTGACATTAGGGTTATTTTAATCATGCTGGTTGGGCGTGGCGAATTAATGCTGAATCTCAAGACCTGTAAAGATCCGCAACTTCAACAAAAAATTGCTCTTGAAACAATGGAGATATTTGCACCGCTTGCAAATCGTCTTGGTGTTTGGCAAATTAAATGGCAGTTAGAGGATTTATCTTTTCGTTATATTCATCCAGAACAATATAAAAAGATCTCACAACTCCTAGACGAGAGTAGAGAAGCCAGACTACAATATATTGAAGATATCAAGGATTATCTAACTCAGCAAATGATTGAAAGTGGTATCCATGATTTTCAGGTGAGTGGGCGAGCTAAGCATATTTACTCAATCTGGAAAAAAATGCATAAAAAAGACTATGGTTTTGAAAAATTATATGATCTACGTGCATTGCGTGTTATTGTTCCAGAAATTAAAGATTGCTATACGGTACTTGGTATCGTACATACCAAATATTCTCCGGTTGCGGGGGAATTTGATGATTATATTTCTAATCCCAAACCAAATAATTACCAGAGTTTGCATACCTGCGTTGTTGGTCCAGAAGATAGGGTTATTGAAATCCAGATTAGGACATATGCGATGCATGATCATGCTGAATATGGTGTAGCAGCGCATTGGCGTTATAAAGAAGGTGGCGAGAATAATCCTAAGTTTGAAGAAAAAATAGCTTGGATTCGCCAGCTCCTTGATTGGCGCGATGAATCTGCGATCCAGAAAGATATTACTGAAGTATTTAAAAATGAGATATTTAGTGATAGCATTTATGCAATGACTCCTAACGGAAGAGTGATAACTTTGCCAGCTGGGTCAACTCCGATTGATTTTGCATACGCAGTACACAGTTCCATTGGACATCGCTGTCGTGGCGCAAAGATTGATGGACACATTGTTACCCTTGCCACTCCACTAAGTAATGGTCAACGCGTAGAAATAATGACGGTTAAGGCTGGGGGGCCTAGTATAAACTGGTTGCATGAAGGTTGGGTTAAAAGTAGTAAAGCAATTAGTCACATCCGGCGCTATATTCGGAATCAGAATAATGAAGATTTTTTTGAGGCGGGCAAGGAAATTTTTGAACGCGAATTAGGTAAATTTCCTAGTGCGTCCCGACCAAAAACAGAAGAAATTGTATCCAAGCTTAATCATACCAATGAAAAAGACTTACAGGTTGCATTGGGTAAAGGCGATATTTTGCCACAAACACTGCATGATGTAATTGAGAAACTGATTGAGCCGATAAAAGCAGAACGGGTGGAGTTGACATATAGTGACTTAGAGAAACAACTTGAAGAACGTAAGGAAAAATTACCACGGGCAATTAATAAATCTTCGGGCGGTATATTGGTTGAAGGTGTAAGTGGTATTGTTTCCAGCTTTGCAAAATGCTGTAAGCCGATTCCTGGTGATGAAATTATTGGCTTTATTAGTAAAGGTAACGGTGTTGCTGTTCATCGCAGTAATTGTGCCGAAATTCGCAGGCAATCAAAAGTTACTCCTCATAAAATTATTCATGTCGAATGGGCTGATTCAGCTAAGGATTCTTCTTATAACACTGATGTAGAGATAGTTGCTAACGACCGACATGGCTTATTACGTGATCTTACAGACGTATTTGCTATTGAGAAAATAAATATTATTGGTTTACGAACAGTTACAAGAAATAACAAGGCTATTGCTACTTTTACCATCCAGGTACCTGGTAAAGAGTTTAATTTTACTTGGTTTATGAGTAAGTTGTTTAATGTAAATGGTGTTCTTGAAGTGGTGCGTCGTTAA
- a CDS encoding peptide MFS transporter produces MLNQSQPKGFSIFFLTEMWERYGFYVLQSLLVFYATQKLNLDDSATYAMVGSFTALAYINSIFGGIIADKYFGYDKAILVGAATLCIGYLLLTLAVSVNIFVLGLATVTMGTGLLKPNISSMLSLLYKETPEKKEMGYTLFYVGIYFGAIGGSFLGGFIKTYLGWHAVFASAAIGLATAFITFKVGKAKFNLYDIREIRHSRIDNIKAFIAIFALIAIAFVGIYNDSIAEWLFVIIAILSAAFILSNIKIHTGVERKKLIAFAILVLFSILYWAVYFQQFFSVSLCTARVTHLTLPESSLTAFESLGVILFGPLVNMFWLFLQKRDNDFSIPAKFSLSFLFNGISFFILVLGLYYAQNHGVKLNQLFIIMSYLIIALGELFISPIGLAMVSTLVPQRLNGAMMGIFLMSIGFGGKLAGYLAQSAVYDSGNATLSTLQGVYRSSFETYAAFSFGIFILCIVAIKPIKKLIAGKNCD; encoded by the coding sequence ATGCTCAATCAGTCTCAGCCAAAAGGGTTTTCTATCTTCTTTCTCACCGAAATGTGGGAGCGATATGGGTTTTATGTTTTACAATCTTTACTGGTTTTTTATGCCACCCAAAAGCTTAATCTTGATGACTCCGCTACATATGCTATGGTTGGGTCTTTTACAGCTTTAGCCTATATAAATAGCATATTTGGTGGGATTATTGCCGACAAATATTTTGGTTATGATAAGGCTATTTTGGTTGGCGCAGCAACACTATGCATTGGTTATCTATTATTGACTCTAGCAGTTTCAGTGAATATTTTTGTCCTTGGTCTTGCAACCGTTACGATGGGAACAGGATTATTAAAGCCTAATATTTCAAGCATGTTAAGTCTTCTTTATAAGGAAACCCCTGAAAAGAAAGAAATGGGTTATACTTTATTCTATGTTGGAATCTATTTTGGGGCAATAGGCGGTAGTTTTCTTGGTGGTTTTATCAAGACCTATCTTGGTTGGCACGCAGTTTTTGCTTCTGCCGCAATTGGTCTTGCAACTGCGTTTATAACCTTTAAAGTGGGTAAAGCGAAGTTTAACCTGTATGATATTCGTGAAATTCGACATTCGCGAATTGATAATATCAAGGCATTTATTGCAATATTCGCGTTGATAGCAATTGCATTTGTTGGTATTTATAATGATTCAATTGCTGAATGGCTATTTGTTATAATTGCTATATTAAGTGCAGCTTTTATCTTAAGTAATATTAAAATACACACAGGAGTTGAAAGAAAAAAATTAATAGCTTTTGCTATATTGGTGTTATTTTCAATATTGTATTGGGCGGTTTATTTTCAACAGTTTTTCTCAGTTAGTCTGTGTACCGCGCGGGTAACTCACCTGACACTTCCTGAAAGCTCATTAACAGCGTTTGAATCTCTTGGGGTTATTTTATTTGGTCCGCTGGTGAATATGTTCTGGTTATTTCTGCAAAAGCGTGATAATGATTTTTCAATTCCGGCAAAATTTAGTCTAAGTTTTTTATTTAATGGAATTAGTTTCTTTATCTTGGTTTTAGGTCTATATTATGCGCAGAACCATGGGGTTAAACTAAATCAACTATTTATCATTATGAGCTACTTGATAATTGCATTGGGTGAATTATTTATTTCACCAATTGGTTTGGCGATGGTGAGTACTCTCGTTCCTCAGCGTTTAAATGGTGCAATGATGGGTATTTTTCTAATGTCGATTGGTTTTGGTGGTAAACTTGCGGGCTATCTGGCACAATCTGCCGTATATGATAGTGGTAATGCTACATTATCTACATTACAAGGTGTTTATCGTAGTTCATTTGAAACTTATGCGGCTTTTAGCTTTGGGATATTTATTTTATGTATTGTTGCTATAAAGCCGATAAAAAAATTAATTGCAGGGAAAAATTGTGACTAA